A single region of the Aptenodytes patagonicus chromosome 7, bAptPat1.pri.cur, whole genome shotgun sequence genome encodes:
- the AP5M1 gene encoding AP-5 complex subunit mu-1 isoform X1, with protein MALRALWVLRHDPGAGGAVLFCRRYPTVEIRAETFNGSTHVPVPSDSAFLKALLFELRLVDDHIFAEHRDTCTRINHSSVYSVRTEGGDLWPVLAFQKSGLIYACLPLVEETLEPRPPLLTVSGLSQGLALLLGIVDYISPSRKNEAEMSAKIGQLRNLLIQACPLGTPLNTNIRSLNSSFDDIQETPTDENQPAWRSNTYKGKPQVNVCITEKVKCMQYDKRDVVDMWQVYGAVNCKCDIEGSAPNVTLSLNLPTNGPPLQDIVVHHCVTSVDPAMLMSSSAEPLDYSVYNGPYKFPFIPPSDSFNLCYYTSQVPVPPILGCYQLIEEGSQLKITVNLKLHESIKNSFEYCEARIPFFNRGPIAQLEYKVSYGQLDLSREKSLLVWVIGQKFPKSLEVSLTGTVSFGTAGKEHPTDYVCTGNTAYVKLYFRIPDFTLTGCYVDQHSIQIFAPGKPKITASRELISSDYYIWNSKAPAPTTYKTLFD; from the exons atggccctGCGGGCGCTGTGGGTCCTCAGGCACgaccccggggccggcggcgccgtGCTCTTCTGCAG ACGTTACCCCACCGTTGAAATACGTGCTGAGACCTTCAACGGGTCAACACATGTGCCTGTACCATCTGACAGTGCTTTTCTTAAAGCCTTGCTTTTCGAACTGAGACTCGTAGATGACCATATTTTTGCGGAGCATCGAGATACTTGTACTCGAATCAATCACTCGTCGGTATATTCAGTTCGCACCGAAGGAGGGGATCTCTGGCCCGTGCTTGCTTTTCAGAAGAGTGGTCTGATATACGCGTGTCTTCCACTAGTTGAGGAGACCTTGGAGCCACGGCCACCCCTCCTCACCGTTAGTGGGCTCTCGCAAGGACTGGCTCTTCTGTTAGGCATTGTGGACTACATCTCTCCAAGTCGGAAAAATGAAGCTGAGATGAGCGCGAAAATAGGCCAGCTTCGAAATTTGCTTATACAGGCCTGTCCACTTGGCACCCCCTTAAACACAAACATACGCAGCTTAAACAGCTCGTTTGATGACATTCAGGAAACGCCTACAGATGAGAATCAACCGGCTTGGAGATCCAACACATATAAAGGCAAACCTCAGGTTAACGTCTGCATCACTGAAAAAGTCAAGTGTATGCAGTATGACAAAAGAGACGTTGTGGACATGTGGCAAGTTTATGGAGCTGTAAATTGCAAG TGTGACATAGAGGGATCTGCACCAAATGTAACCCTCAGTTTGAACCTCCCGACTAATGGTCCTCCGCTCCAAGATATCGTGGTCCATCATTGCGTGACTTCCGTTGACCCTGCCATGCTGATGTCCAGTAGTGCCGAGCCACTGGATTATTCTGTGTATAATGGACCTTACAAATTTCCTTTCATTCCTCCTTCAGATTCATTCAACTTGTGTTACTACACTTCCCAG GTTCCTGTTCCACCAATTTTGGGATGTTATCAACTCATTGAAGAGGGATCACAGTTAAAAATAACAGTTAATTTAAAGCTTCATGAAAGCATAAAGAATTCTTTTGAGTACTGTGAAGCTCGTATACCTTTTTTCAACAG GGGCCCAATCGCTCAATTAGAGTACAAAGTCAGTTATGGCCAACTGGATTTGTCACGAGAGAAGAGCCTACTGGTCTGGGTCATCG GACAGAAGTTCCCTAAATCTTTGGAAGTTTCTCTGACTGGAACCGTGTCTTTTGGCACTGCAGGCAAAGAGCACCCAACTGATTACGTTTGCACCGGGAACACTGCTTATGTAAAA CTGTATTTTAGGATCCCAGATTTCACACTTACTGGATGTTACGTAGACCAGCATTCTATTCAGATCTTTGCACCAGGAAAACCCAAAATTACTGCAT cccgGGAACTAATTTCTTCTGATTACTACATCTGGAATTCCAAAGCACCAGCACCTACGACGTACAAAACCTTATTTGACTAA
- the AP5M1 gene encoding AP-5 complex subunit mu-1 isoform X2: MALRALWVLRHDPGAGGAVLFCRRYPTVEIRAETFNGSTHVPVPSDSAFLKALLFELRLVDDHIFAEHRDTCTRINHSSVYSVRTEGGDLWPVLAFQKSGLIYACLPLVEETLEPRPPLLTVSGLSQGLALLLGIVDYISPSRKNEAEMSAKIGQLRNLLIQACPLGTPLNTNIRSLNSSFDDIQETPTDENQPAWRSNTYKGKPQVNVCITEKVKCMQYDKRDVVDMWQVYGAVNCKCDIEGSAPNVTLSLNLPTNGPPLQDIVVHHCVTSVDPAMLMSSSAEPLDYSVYNGPYKFPFIPPSDSFNLCYYTSQVPVPPILGCYQLIEEGSQLKITVNLKLHESIKNSFEYCEARIPFFNRGPIAQLEYKVSYGQLDLSREKSLLVWVIGKEHPTDYVCTGNTAYVKLYFRIPDFTLTGCYVDQHSIQIFAPGKPKITASRELISSDYYIWNSKAPAPTTYKTLFD, encoded by the exons atggccctGCGGGCGCTGTGGGTCCTCAGGCACgaccccggggccggcggcgccgtGCTCTTCTGCAG ACGTTACCCCACCGTTGAAATACGTGCTGAGACCTTCAACGGGTCAACACATGTGCCTGTACCATCTGACAGTGCTTTTCTTAAAGCCTTGCTTTTCGAACTGAGACTCGTAGATGACCATATTTTTGCGGAGCATCGAGATACTTGTACTCGAATCAATCACTCGTCGGTATATTCAGTTCGCACCGAAGGAGGGGATCTCTGGCCCGTGCTTGCTTTTCAGAAGAGTGGTCTGATATACGCGTGTCTTCCACTAGTTGAGGAGACCTTGGAGCCACGGCCACCCCTCCTCACCGTTAGTGGGCTCTCGCAAGGACTGGCTCTTCTGTTAGGCATTGTGGACTACATCTCTCCAAGTCGGAAAAATGAAGCTGAGATGAGCGCGAAAATAGGCCAGCTTCGAAATTTGCTTATACAGGCCTGTCCACTTGGCACCCCCTTAAACACAAACATACGCAGCTTAAACAGCTCGTTTGATGACATTCAGGAAACGCCTACAGATGAGAATCAACCGGCTTGGAGATCCAACACATATAAAGGCAAACCTCAGGTTAACGTCTGCATCACTGAAAAAGTCAAGTGTATGCAGTATGACAAAAGAGACGTTGTGGACATGTGGCAAGTTTATGGAGCTGTAAATTGCAAG TGTGACATAGAGGGATCTGCACCAAATGTAACCCTCAGTTTGAACCTCCCGACTAATGGTCCTCCGCTCCAAGATATCGTGGTCCATCATTGCGTGACTTCCGTTGACCCTGCCATGCTGATGTCCAGTAGTGCCGAGCCACTGGATTATTCTGTGTATAATGGACCTTACAAATTTCCTTTCATTCCTCCTTCAGATTCATTCAACTTGTGTTACTACACTTCCCAG GTTCCTGTTCCACCAATTTTGGGATGTTATCAACTCATTGAAGAGGGATCACAGTTAAAAATAACAGTTAATTTAAAGCTTCATGAAAGCATAAAGAATTCTTTTGAGTACTGTGAAGCTCGTATACCTTTTTTCAACAG GGGCCCAATCGCTCAATTAGAGTACAAAGTCAGTTATGGCCAACTGGATTTGTCACGAGAGAAGAGCCTACTGGTCTGGGTCATCG GCAAAGAGCACCCAACTGATTACGTTTGCACCGGGAACACTGCTTATGTAAAA CTGTATTTTAGGATCCCAGATTTCACACTTACTGGATGTTACGTAGACCAGCATTCTATTCAGATCTTTGCACCAGGAAAACCCAAAATTACTGCAT cccgGGAACTAATTTCTTCTGATTACTACATCTGGAATTCCAAAGCACCAGCACCTACGACGTACAAAACCTTATTTGACTAA